One part of the Rutidosis leptorrhynchoides isolate AG116_Rl617_1_P2 chromosome 1, CSIRO_AGI_Rlap_v1, whole genome shotgun sequence genome encodes these proteins:
- the LOC139889404 gene encoding uncharacterized protein, whose protein sequence is MKEYIAKLPTLTSPEEGETLFIYLAASKECISTILVTEREKAQVLSKPEKSRRMAKWAIELGEHDIEFRVRHTIKGQVLTDFIAETDSVNEEDVKNSTQVITPKIKNEEWKLYTDGASSSDGSGAGLMLVNPEGKEFTYVLHFEFNTTNNEAEYKALLARLRTAKELKILHLRAFVDSQLVSNQIKGTFEAKQPTIQQHLSKAKELIEIFKSFDIEHVRRSQNKKADALSKLASLTFEHLTKEVLVEVLEK, encoded by the exons ATGAAGGAATACATCGCCAAACTCCCTACCTTAACCTCTCCCGAAGAAGGAGAAACACTCTTCATATACTTGGCTGCTTCGAAAGAATGCATCAGCACAATATTGGTCACCGAACGAGAGAAAGC GCAAGTGCTCTCGAAACCTGAAAAATCGAGGAgaatggccaaatgggccattGAGTTAGGAGAGCATGACATTGAGTTCCGGGTCAGGCATACAATCAAAGGACAAGTTCTAACAGATTTCATCGCTGAAACAGATAGTGTAAATGAAGAAGACGTGAAGAACTCAACCCAAGTTATCACCCCAAAGATCAAAAATGAAGAGTGGAAGTTGTACACCGACGGTGCGTCAAGCTCCGATGGATCAGGTGCTGGTCTAATGTTAGTAAATCCCGAAGGAAAAGAGTTCACTTATGTACTTCATTTTGAATTCAATACAaccaacaacgaagcagaatacaaAGCTCTGCTAGCAAGATTGAGAACGGCGAAGGAATTAAAAATCCTTCATCTCCGAGCCTTCGTTGACTCACAGCTAGTGTCTAACCAGATCAAGGGCACCTTTGAAGCAAAGCAACCCACCATCCAACAACACTTGTCAAAAGCAAAAGAACTGATCGAAATCTTCAAAAGTTTTGATATCGAGCATGTCCGAAGAAGTCAAAATAAGAAGGCAGACGCACTGAGTAAGCTTGCTTCGTTGACATTTGAGCACCTCACAAAAGAAGTCTTGGTAGAGGTGCTAGAAAAGTAA